TTTTCCATGTAAAAAAGGTGAGGATTACATAGCATACAAGAAAGGTATCTAATTTGCACACAGAATCTGGTCATGCAGCACTTCCAAAAGGCATTATAACAAATGCGATATTTTTAGCTAGAAGCCTACTATGTTTATCTATTATCCTGTGTGCTTATTAGTGGAAAACCTCCATTTTCACGTGGGACtttctttatctctttttttaaagagagagagagagaaggggtgATGGGGGAGATGGATGAGGCAGCTCAACCAAATAACAGAGATTAAAGCCATTTTCCTTAAATGCTTGACGTTCTATATAATAAGACACAGCCTGAGCTGAATAAAAATACAGCATTACAGATCCAAACTTAGATCTTCTGCAGTTAAATGAAGCAGTAGTAGGTCAACTCTAAGATTtatcagttaaaaaaaaaattcataaataggTATCCTAACAGTAATAAAACATGCCTACCAACCAAAGCTGGCTCATAATTTCAGAACAGTAGCTTGGAGGTATGCATAAAAAGTTCGTACTGATAGCTAGTCTATTTTTCATGATCTGCCCCACCCCTAACTATATTCTCTCTATATTATGTTATCATAGGAAAAATGGCAAAATCAAGGCCTAACAGCCCATTTGGGAGATGGGAAATTGTGGGTGGGGAGTAGAAAGGATCTTAAGGCATATCTATTAATCTATCTTGTTTGGGGTCAAGTACGAAGGAATGGAATTGCTACAAGGGAGTgtccatttcattccattccccccccccccccctttaacAACAATCAGTGAAGATGAAATATGTTTTAGTTCTATTTTGAGAAAATACATATAAATGGTGAAGGGTATGCTAGcaaacttattatttatttcctttccGTTCTTTCttttacaaactaccaaatgcACTAGAAAAGATACAACCATATTCctttccatttcattccattcctttatgatctatccattccattctattctattcttcataaacttccaAAAATAGTGTAAGTAAACATGTGGATGGGACTCAACTCACCAGCATCTGGAAGTCCATCTTTTCGCAATACAAATGTTCTCTTCCTTTCATGGTCAATAATAGCAATTTTTGTTGGTGTACTGAGATATGTTTTGTCCacctttaccaaaaaataataaataacaataataataaataaaataagtagttGAAGGAGcaactaatatatatttgaacaaAACGAAAGTGAACAATCCAAAGCATTTCCATTCAAAAAGTACTAACTTCTGATTCGAATGTTATTGCATCCCCTTGTTCTGTAACTCGCTCTTTATTCTTCAGGTTATCCAAATAATCAAGGGTCTCTAGTCCTTCTACCCGCACTTCACTAAACAGAAGAACATGAGAGTTAATTCACAAACAATACAAAATGCACATTGTTCTGAACTCTTTTTAGTGCATCAATTTAGCAAGTAATTAACAGCTGATCTACAGTGATATATAATGAATCAAACAAAACTTGCTTCTGAAAACATCTTGTATTATAATAAAGCATGTATATCAAAATCCATAATGAATATatctaaaagaagaaaagccaTTCTGCAAGCagttaaacaaaaaagacaGAAATGAAGCCATTTGACAATGTTACTGCgttattgttttgtttcatCTCCAGACATTAATTGTCCTGTCATCATGAGGAGACAAATATAATTGGTGTTTTATGTAAGTGGATATAAAATTATGAATGCAAGAAGCTTATAATTAGACTTCATGTGAGAGACACAGTTAGCATGAATAATGGCAAACCATATTTGTTCCAAATTAATTCAGATACAATCTGAAGCATGGATTAGGTTTGTCTATCTCAGAAAATACCAGCAATGCACCATTGCTTACAGATAAAAAGAAGTGCCTGAGTCATGTGTCATAGTATCAGTATTGATAAGGTGAAGTCTTGTTCTCCAATAAACAAGGATTGAACAATAATCCTCAGCATAATACACAAATTAATACATCTACAAAATTCATAGGATGTATATGAAAGCTCAAAACCAcagaatcaattttttttatttttttaaatataagaaaaaaccACAGAATCAATATTTTGCATGAAACCAATAGCACAGAGGATTCCTTAGATTACATAGATAAATTCATTACTAAACATTAAATATTGCAACGCAGTCAAACTTCATAATATTTCAGAGGATGCATACGACACTCAAAACCACAAATTGACATTTTGCATGAAACCAATAGTGCACAGCATTCCTTAGATTACATAGATAGGATTTTATTAAACATAAATACTGCAATGCATTCAACTTTATAATACCATAAAGGAGGATTTCTGCTGGACATATTTTTCTGTGTAATATACAAATTTCATAACATTCAGCTCACAGAAAAGATGCTCCCAGATAATTTCATCAAATCTTTATCCACAATGTAATTCTAGGTAATGAGAATTTATAAAACCAAACAGGAGAGTGAATCTAGATGCAGAAGAGAAATGCAAAATATGCATAATGCATGCCAACCCAGGGGGTGGAGGCATAAACTACTTAATGTAATAACTCAAATAAACAAGAATTAGTATCACTATAAAACCTGATGTCCGTGACAGAAAAATATGTGTGATAGGCAAATGTGAACGTAAACGACTTTCCATCAATATTTGTATTGCGAATACGGGATGTCAACATCAAATCTCCTCCAGGTCCCAAAGTTATCCTTAGGCGAAACTCATATCTGCACACAACAGAGATGTATTATATATTAGTTCAATACTTCATTCAATAGAAAGATCAGATTGCCAAGGGAATTCAAATGCACAGGTTACATACTTTTAGGAGTTCTGAGAACACTCCATAAAGAATTAGAACATttaatctaataaaataaatagttttttacACAAATAAAGGAGAAAATTCTTGCTCAACCTCACTATAATTTATTCCCTCCCCTTTCCCAACCCCACATTTatattaaagaagaagaagaaaaaaaaaaaaagaggtaagcATGGAGCAGAAATAACTTGCTCCAAATGAGTGATTGCACAATAGCATCAATAGAATTAAACTCGTAATTAACATGGCCAGTCTCACATTTGCATAAacacccaaaaataaaaggagGGGAAGAGAGAACAGACTTTCTCCCAGTGCCGTGTAAGTGATTACATGGTATCTTCAAGAATTAAACATGTTACAAAAATAGAGTCATGCACCTGTGAGGCCAGATCTTTGCATCTTCTTCAGAGGGCTTAAGGATTAAATCAATGAAAGCCTTATTGTGGCTAATTGTTGCAAAAGGTGGGGGATCAGGATCTACAGTCCAAGTCCTATTCCTAGCAAATCCATGTTGTTCAAGAGAACCATGATTTCCAAACTGCATAAGCAGAAGATACTTGTTTATTGTTCTTTATAAACGGAAAGCAATTATAAGGGAGTAATAAGCTGAAGAAGATAACTACATACTTGAGGAAAACATATTGGAATACCTCCACGGATAGCCTTTGGAGGTTTAAAAATAGCCTGCAAGAGGCACaaggatattaaaaaaaaagtgtctgcAGCTATCTCTTACTCTTAGCAGATTTAATGCATAATAGAATTTAAAGCAAAAAGGTGGACTGAAATTTAATAAGGAATAAATGATCACCACAATGATAATAAGTtcttgaatttataaaatcattAATCCTAGTTTAAGTGTTTAATTATCCACTCAAAAGTTGAGCATGCAGATTACATATCAAATAACAAGGAGACAAAGCCATAACCCATAACCGCGACTCTTACAGGCTTGAAGGATCATGATTAAACTGCTCAAGCATATTCTGTTCTATTGGGTTGGTTGTGCATATACAGACAATGGTTTTGATTTACTCGTTACTTCCTCCTCTGTTTCTGAATAATAGTCCACACTTCCTTTTGTGACCGTCTAAATATATTTGTTATCTTAAAGGCTTCTTGAATAGGGCTTGATGTTTAAGGGTTTAGGTAATAAAAAGATTGGATCTTGAAAATGCTTGGTGTTAAAAGAGTAAATAGAAATAACGAAAAATAAACACTAGGCAATCAGCCCTGTTTCATAGGCAATCACCTCTGTTTCGTAGGCAATCACACCCAGATAGGAGAAGGCAAACACACCCTTAAACTTTAACATAAGTTGTAGGAATTAATTAATATCAATCTCACTAACAATGTTAttaacagcctttatataggtTACTGCTAAATCATTTCCTAGAAGGATTCAGACGCCTAAATAACCTATTCCTGGGAAGACTATGATTACTAATAGCAAAGAAGTACTTAGAACTTCTAAACCAAATAGGAAAAGgattgaaaacacaaaataagaCTCATGGAACTTTGGTACAGCCAAGGACAACCCATTCAAGAAAACATAGAAAGTACCAAATTGCCCTTATTCTAGTAAACTTAATTAAAACTGAACCTGCAACTTTCTaacataaaaaaactaataccAAGACTCAATAATGAATCAAGTAAGCTTATGAAGGTGCCGATGGTCCTGCATCAAAACAAGACCAAAGTGGTAGCAACATTTTTGCTGATACATTTGAAGCTAATCATTAAAACTTTGCTCAAATCGATGCACTAATAAAAGAGCAACTATGCTGCAAAAACAGTTTCTAACTACTATTAGTACATAGTACAGCCAAATTAAAAGAAGATTTTGTTGTCGTTTAGGATCCCAGCTAAACAGCTTTTGAACAAACAATCATAACACATTGCAGTACCTTGCTACTCAGAAAAAGCAATTCTTCCCCATGTTCATTCTTCCAAGACGTAACTTGAGCTCCATGCAGATACACCTGCTCCAAAAAGGAAAACTCCAAACATAAAAAAGTGCAGTTGGGTCTGAatgaacaaacaaacaaacaaacaaaaaaatcagaaaaattcTGTTGTATAAAGCAAGGTAGTGCATAAAAGTATGCATCTGTATATCTACACTTCCAAGCATAATGTGCAGATTGCATAAAGGAAACACACACTAAATAGTTCCCGAAAGTATGCAAGTGAAGGAATACATGAGATcacaaaaaatgttatagataGAACGCAATATTTACTAATGAATATTACCCAAGAAAATTACACAAGCACTTAAATACGGTTCTGCAGTTTTGTTAATAGAGACAACCATAACAACCCTCAAAGTCCTCGGCCATATAAGAAACGTGTATTTATCTCACAAAGGTTAAATCATCCCATTTAACTCACCATCTCCATCAAGTCCTCACATACGCATGTAACGACAACTTCTAGTCTAGTGCATTAAAGGCCAATATGAAATCTTTCTCAAGGCAGTAATACTAATGacataataatcaaaatttaagattttttggtttcaattagtcaatttttttctttttttttttcgaaaattttcatttcataaaaatttaatctctttgttttcttgcaGAAACATAGAGAGCAAAACGTCAAAACCTTTCACATAAAACTTCGCTTCAAGATTGTTGATCGCGAATATCATAAAAACattacacacacaaaacaaagaaaaatttggcAGCattacacacacaaaacaaagttctaaaCGATAAAAGGTATAGGATTTTGGTTTCAATCAGTCAAAAATATAATCCAAGAACCAAGATAACAGCAATTACATCCTAATCTCTTCGTTTCTCATCTATGTGAATTGCGGACCATTGCATTAATCAACCGAATTTCGGTTCACAATTTGCAAAATTTAGGCGAAAACTCATCGAAGATCATCGAACAAACGAAGATTCATAACGCATTGAAAGATTTAACAGTAACAAACAATCAGAGCGAAAGATttacagaagaaaaaaacagCAAAGATCGCAACGTACCTCTGCGGAGAAACCGCGAACCTCGCGGAGAATGACCTTAGGGAAGCCATTGATGTCCTTTTTGTGCTCCACGTACACCATTTCTCCAGACGACGACGTATTCGTCAtcttctctgtctctctgtatctctctctctctctctttcgctttcgctttctctcttctcttttttcttttctgtttgtgGAATAGTTTTTTGGAAGCtcttggtttttggtttttggctTTTGGCTTCGATTCGCTTCGCGGTGGATCGGGAAAAATATTGATATCGTTATCTTCTATATATAGGAGATAGGGACTCGGAGAGAGAAATGTTAAAGCGCAACGGCAAGGCCAACCAAAAAccgctttattttattttttcccttttttgctTCCCTattatcttctttctttattattattatattttggtttaatatataaattgtatgtttctcaaaacaaaaacaaaaaaaaaaatatatatatatatatatatatatatatatctaactgtcatgtttgattttgtttttataaccaTGTGTGACCATTTGTAATAAGGATGGGTTACAATAATGAAAATCTTATAGTATTTCatgaaataatttaatgatttacTAGTATTCTtcagagagtttcaacctatggcattcgttcttaataataattttttattattagaccaagataCTAATTGATTTCTGGTGTAGGTGGGGATTAAACCACATATCTCTTATCcaaccataaatttttttttacaagttgagctaattgaaactCACACGATTTAACAGTTTGTTATATTTTGATCTATCTATAATAATGAAATTCATGAGTTTTAccacattttaaaataaatggaaatTAACAATCACGTTATGGAGCGACAATTAATAGTCATATTATAGAATGGGcaacaaaattaatataaaaatggaattaaatatgaaatatattaaaataaaaattttaaatataatagctaaaatgaaaacaaaacctaaaaaagtCTAAGGGCCATCTGTACTTATAGtcattatattaaattttatatatatatatatatatatatatatatatatatatattgctttctttttctttttctcttttttttatctttatttttatagaaaatttcatatcttgtcTAATTccctttctttatatatatatatatatatatatatatatatatatatatatatatatatatattgctttctttttctttttctctttttttttatctttatttttatagaaaatttcatatcttgtcTAATTCCCTTTCTTTATCCATTCTTTAACTAATGACGACCCACATTAGCCTAATATATATGATGTCTTgctactttttagtttttattattattattgttattattattattatttcaagtCTGTTTCTAGATGAACATAATAAATCCAATTTATGTTTACATATTAATATACAGTTTTTGaagattttacattttaatttgatccttgaatattttatttaatttaaacaatttaccccttgaaaattacatttttgacAACTCAAACActatattagtattttttttaattaaagcaCTAATGAATTCAAAATATATGATGTGCAAGACTGCAAGGTGTTGATTAAACCATTTTATTGCTTCTCAAATTATGATATGATGACAGAAATTATAAATGCATGTCACGTGAATAATTCCattaaactttaaaagaaaatttttaatagaaatatagtttaatttgttaatttttcatattttttttgtacatcTCAAATTATGAAAGTTTTGTAATTCTATGTCAAAGATTCTTAATCTTTTCTCTTTCATCGATGTTAACAtaataacatgtactatgtgtTGGTAATGATtccttaaaattaaattattggtAATGTGTTGGATTACTATTTACTAGTGCCTAATAAGATGGTAATAATTCAGAGATGTTGAAACTAACCCCAATAGTATTCCTAAAATCTTTAATGCTTAAGAAAAAGATAcatgtgtgtatttttttaaggaaaagatACATGTGTATTATACTTTTAGGCATTTTAATAATCTTTTATATCATTATCATATGATGTGAAAGAATATATTGTATAGAACACTAGTTCTTAATTTGAACCTTTTTTGAATTGGAAGCATTGGGAGTTTATTAGTGTCTTTCAATACTGGCAAGGAGTGGTATAACATTGGTTGCTTCTTTTCTTGGTATCGCATAGGCCTACCTCCGGTCAATATGATTTTATCAATtggtaactctctctctctctctctctctctctctctctctatatatatatatatatacacacacacatatatatatatatatatatatatatatatatatatatatatatattacatcaTGAGTAATAGCTAACTTAATCAGTGGAGGATTTTCCTCAATTGTGATTACTCTATATTTTAGGAAGGAAATCACACTAACTTTGAGATCAATATTGGGGTTAAAGCTTAGGGGCACTATTGTGTTGTTAAaacctttaataaaaaaatggttggGTTGAAATTACATTtagtataattttaaacaatattacacccctcaatattttttaattagatgcgaATTTTGACAAACTCATTAgtggattatattattttcgTATATTCTCTATggttgcaaaatttcaaggtgatcaaatatcaataactatgtcatcaatcgaTTATTTAAGTTTaagattttgtaatttaaaataatgcataaaaatgagtttataaatcgaatgataaataatattcaattggtATGTAtgttaaaacatataaaacacgTAATCCAACGataggattttcaaaatatgaatttaataacaaattatttaGTAGTATGACATTACTTCAAGTTACACTAAGCGTAACTTTAACTCAACCcataaaaaaagatgttaaaacttttttattttttattttttatataacagATATTTAAACTCTTGAATATCTCTATTAAAAACACCAAGAGGTGTCAACCAATTAAGTTATAAGATTCTTGGAAAAACTTAAATGCTCTATTGCTGGCCAATACTTGCCAAATATTACTTTTAGGGTAGTGTTAATGAGTACCATAAAGTGTCCGTTAAGAAACAATTTTATGTCAATAAAGTCAactttttgtcatattttttaccaattttataGGGCGTAGAATTAataaagtcaatttttttttgagtttcacTTATAACTTCAGTACTATTTTTAGTCATTTCATCAATttataccaattttttattaggtGAACCTCACAATAAATCATCCTTAACAGACGCTTCATGGTGCCTATTAATATTTCCCTTTATATACGatactattttaatttatgacaTCCACTTCaaaataattgttctttatcattagGCCAATATATCAATTAGTTGTTGGTGTAAGACGGATTCAaagtccaaatctcttatttgataataaaagacTTTTTCAGTTAAATTAATTGGAACAACAATACTTGCCAATATTGAATACTCTAGTATAAGATAGGCAAAGAAATCTATTTTGCTAAAGAATTTTccatttagtaaaaaattatctcaaaaagtttctttttaaaatttttataattgattgGGATTGGGACAGTAAGGGAACAAGGTGAGGTTGGGTTGGAATAGGAGTGCCTATCATTTTTTTCAAGGCAAGAAAAAACCTAAATGAGGCATAAATGTGGCAGGTCGAGGTTGGGATGGGTTAGAAATATTTTAGAGTAAATTCTATTCACATCTTCTGAGGTTTGAGCTAAGGCCAACTAAGTCCaagacttttcaaaactaaacaATTCGGTTCTTAAAGCCAATTGAGTCCTAAAATTAGTTgaggaaaaataattaattttttagggATTAAGTTggatttagggaccaaattaaccAGTTTTGAAAAGTCTTTAACCTAATTAGCATTAGCTCAAACCTCATATTGTATTAGTAGAATTTACccaatattttatatgttacagacacaaactattttacaacatttttacaaattgctgatatGAAAAATTCTTACTAGTTCTAATATGGATCATTATTAACATTACATTTTTACTTACAATAACTATTTAGAAAATACTACCACCGCTCTCCCTTAGTGCGGTGAtcattctacaagtataaatgcttgtggggtgtgggggcaaGGGCCAGGATTTAAGTCTTTAAGAGGAAGTTtcatacacttagattagactagagtaaaaattctatcttgtataaaaaaaatatatatttagaaaatactAAGGCCTCGTTTGGAatgagggaatgaaatggaatagaaatgaatgaaaataataattttagaatattcttccttttcttgtttAGAAGTTTAAGTAGGAAGGAATGGAATAGGTAGGAGAGAACACTCATttctctctattcccttaaaacctcaaatttttattccCTCGAAAATTTGGAGGAatgagagggaatgaaattagatttaatgaattttttactaaaactcccaaaatacccctatatattcaaccatttattttaaaataggggtctaattgtaatattgtcataaaataatttcattacaTTCCCTTCATGTTACTTCTAAACAAGGTTACttacattttattcattttcattcttttattttaaaacatccaatcaaggttatttaattccattttattccattcttttctatttttctcccgtacttaaatacattctatTTCTTTCTATTCCCTTATGATCACTCTATTCCATTCTCTTATAAACTCCTGAATGCAACCTAAAGTCATATCATCAgcttgtaaaaatgttataaaataatatgtgtctataacattactcttattttATGATTGAGGTTACTTTAACATTAATGAGATATTccttaaaaaaacattaatgaGGTTTTTTATGGTATTAATGAGGTTTTTCTTAACCATTAATGTGGTaggttttcttttatatttatatttagtttttaattgtGAACTCTTGCATTTCTTTGAAGCgaaaagataataaatgaaAGCGACCCGTGCAAGCGTGGATGATGCGCACTTGAAATCTTTATCGTTCACATTCAGTGAGTGAGTGACGCGTTGTACCAGATCAGCAAACCTATTAATtgccttttttaaaaaattatagcagTTATTAATTGCCTATTAAATTCAAACAGATTTTAACACTTTTGGACACACAATCTTGTAGTAAAAGAgcattcaatttttaaattatcataCAAAATCTTTGTCAACAGCTCTCTCTACCATTTACTTTCACCCCCTACTTATTATAATCTCTCCAATTTTTCAACATTCCTTTTCTCATTCATGTAaatagagcttttttttttttttttgtagcaaaAATAACTATCtttaggacaaaatttaatataGTCACTTTAACTTTTACATCCATTATCAAATTTGTTCttaagatttaatttttgtctATTTAGTCCCTCAATTTGTAAGAATGAGTCAATATGATTCTTCGGACCAAATTTATTACCATTTAACCATTAGTGTTGTTtgaataatcttttttattaaaaatataattgaaaacaTTCATCAAATACCTTATGGTCTGATCAgtatattttaaagtaaaaaaaaaatgttttaagtgGCTTTATATACTAACAAATTTGGATAAAATGATCAGATTAACTCTATTGACAAAGCAATGAACggaattgacaaaattaaatttaaaagtatcaatttgaaatttgaagtaaaaaatcatgggacaaaattgaattttagcaTAATCTTTATTAAACTAATATTAATATAGCTTATTTTAGtctagggtatgtttggtaaagGGATTTTAAACCacacttttttaaaatacaGTTTAttcaatgtcttttttttttttttttaggtacaaACTTTTCAAATAATCTCATTTCCATCAAAGGTCTTGCAATTTAATGTGGTAATGACATTGCCTGCTATTTTAAAAGGAGGGGTCTAGGGTTCATGTCTCCCTCCCCAAtgaaaatgtataaaaataaataaaaacctcaaTTCAAACagttgaaaaataatttgtacCATGAGACATCTATGCTATTATGCATATGTATCCCATCCCATGTGCCCCACGTTTTAGATTAGttcattaaatatatttttttgtgggGATAAATAATTGGATAGATTAACTATATAAAAGGTAAGTTGGAGACAAAAATTTACTGCATTATTAAAaggaacaatttttttattttattttatttttataattcgatagttataaTGGGAGAAgagatttgtattttttttcttcctataaTAGCCAAGGCATGAACACAACTATATGACTCAAGCTAGAAAGAGATTTGAACTTCTTGTTAAACTAATCTTTGAACTCTAGTGAAACTAAGCTCATGAGTCACTTATCATATGATATGATAATAGTTTGCACCAATACAAATTACCCATGAATTATCATTGCGAGTTATAAGAGTTCTCGTATCACTTCACATGAAATTTTGTCAAACTTGAACTATTCGAATAGTAACGCCTCAACAAATATATTATACCTATAATGATTAGCCTCGTCAAGACCCCAGCTCGTATTACCAACACATGGTGCCAAAGACCCCttctttgatttaaaaaaagaaaaagaaaaacaccacTAATCCCAAATTGACACATTCCGACTCCAAATTCCAAAGTGGAACGAGCAACATACGACCGTTAAAACGCGTTATATTGATAACACACCAACACATGAACTTACGCTATACTTTCGTTTGTGCCGCCTTTGGTCTCTTTTTTGAAACCTCGTCAAtacttttgtatatatataaaaaaaaaacctaaccacCGAACCCTACCTTATATacttttctttccaatttcCAAACCCTAAAAGTTTTGAAGGAAATTTCTATGTTTCAGAGATCAAACAAAAAACCTTTCTTCTTGATCAAAGAAACATGAAGAAAGCAGAGTCAGTAGCAAAGGCAATGGCAGAGGCAAGCTCGTATGGCAATGGAGAAACCTGGGTGAGAGGCCCATTGCTGGGCAAAGGAGCTTTTGGGTCTGTATTTCTTGCCAATTCCAAGAAACCCAAGTCGCGTTTTCACTGTTTCCCTTCAACCATGGCTGTCAAATCCGCCGAGGTTTCACTTTCCGCTTCGCTTCAGAAAGAGAAGGAGGTTCACAACAATGTTCAAGGCTGCCCTTTTGTTATTCACTGCTTTGGGGAGGAGATCACTACTCAAGAAAATGGCGAGAACATGGTTTACAACTTGCTGTTCGAGTACGCTTCTGGAGGAACTTTGTGTGATTTGATCGAGAAATCTGGTGGGTCTGGATTGCCTGAGTCCGATGTTAAGCGCTACGCGAAATCGATACTACAAGGGCTTAATCATGTTCATGATTGTGGCTACGTGCACTGCGATTTGAAGCCTGAGAATGTGTTGCTTGTGAGTGCTGCTACTGGTGAAAGTTTTGTGGCGAAGATAGGGGATTTA
The sequence above is drawn from the Castanea sativa cultivar Marrone di Chiusa Pesio chromosome 5, ASM4071231v1 genome and encodes:
- the LOC142633530 gene encoding putative glucose-6-phosphate 1-epimerase; translation: MTNTSSSGEMVYVEHKKDINGFPKVILREVRGFSAEVYLHGAQVTSWKNEHGEELLFLSSKAIFKPPKAIRGGIPICFPQFGNHGSLEQHGFARNRTWTVDPDPPPFATISHNKAFIDLILKPSEEDAKIWPHRYEFRLRITLGPGGDLMLTSRIRNTNIDGKSFTFTFAYHTYFSVTDISEVRVEGLETLDYLDNLKNKERVTEQGDAITFESEVDKTYLSTPTKIAIIDHERKRTFVLRKDGLPDAVVWNPWDKKAKAIPDFGDDEYKHMLCVEAACVETPITLKPGEEWKGRQELSAVPSSYCSGQLDPQVVLQSG